One genomic region from Fibrobacter sp. encodes:
- a CDS encoding BamA/TamA family outer membrane protein: MCVCFLFVLASTTYAAEENASESGDSFRLADLWLWPFNNVIQPVLNGLIYPVAKPMDYAFKNGAIEKSVDLITFGERDNIFIYPSFNFKPGSRTLIGANYRHRGIFLDKDYLVVQGNYYANGDVMMAARYTKHALFGTSFFGGYRIDMAWDRDDTFILPETKTAFTQPDSTISMTWRLGRPLTQSARWNVEGWTTLKFVDASLPDVADSILVSDEYPIQDRGLYQKSLQIPVALSILYDNLDVPYAPSRGSRFGITGTYNFVGKYSGLDFDDLGEDAPLGAKGKIKDGGLNHDFLKTELLFQHYFYLGSGDNYVLSAKEARANRKFYTDFSWDEAVRVWRPENVRNTLFERRVIAFQYRYIGIWEMEEGGAPYNAFTLLNARTPLRGYGDAWSAHQLMSFSWEYRWPVDRFVDGVLFDEYALIAPGIKDWSKDRFYNSWGFGIRVRQPNMYLFRLQFGFHGLHGVNLVMTIAPEFK, translated from the coding sequence ATGTGTGTTTGCTTTCTATTCGTCCTTGCTTCGACTACCTATGCGGCAGAAGAAAATGCGAGTGAATCAGGGGATTCCTTTCGCTTGGCGGACCTCTGGCTATGGCCCTTTAACAATGTGATTCAGCCTGTTTTGAATGGCTTGATCTACCCGGTGGCCAAGCCTATGGATTATGCGTTTAAAAATGGTGCAATCGAGAAGTCCGTAGACCTGATTACCTTTGGTGAACGGGATAATATCTTTATCTATCCTAGCTTCAATTTTAAGCCCGGCTCCAGGACCTTGATCGGGGCGAACTACCGCCATCGCGGAATCTTTCTAGATAAGGATTATCTTGTGGTTCAGGGCAATTATTACGCCAATGGTGACGTAATGATGGCGGCCCGCTACACAAAGCATGCCCTGTTTGGAACATCCTTCTTTGGTGGGTATAGAATCGATATGGCTTGGGACAGGGATGATACCTTTATCTTGCCGGAAACCAAGACCGCCTTTACCCAGCCGGATTCGACAATCTCAATGACATGGCGATTGGGGCGCCCCCTGACGCAGTCGGCAAGGTGGAATGTGGAAGGATGGACAACGTTAAAGTTTGTGGACGCCTCCTTGCCGGACGTTGCTGATTCCATTCTTGTAAGCGATGAATATCCGATTCAGGATAGAGGACTTTACCAGAAGAGCCTGCAGATTCCTGTGGCCTTGTCTATCCTGTACGACAATCTGGATGTCCCTTACGCACCTTCAAGGGGAAGTCGTTTCGGTATTACGGGAACGTATAATTTTGTGGGCAAGTACAGTGGGCTTGATTTTGACGATCTGGGGGAGGATGCTCCCTTGGGGGCAAAAGGCAAAATCAAGGATGGAGGGCTGAATCACGACTTCCTCAAGACAGAACTTCTGTTCCAGCATTATTTCTACTTGGGTTCTGGCGACAACTATGTGCTTTCTGCGAAGGAAGCCAGGGCTAATCGCAAGTTCTATACGGATTTCTCCTGGGATGAGGCCGTGCGTGTTTGGCGACCGGAAAATGTACGCAATACTCTTTTCGAACGTCGCGTTATTGCCTTCCAGTACCGTTACATCGGTATATGGGAAATGGAGGAAGGAGGCGCTCCCTATAATGCCTTCACCTTATTGAATGCCCGAACTCCTCTTCGCGGCTATGGTGACGCTTGGTCTGCCCATCAGCTCATGAGTTTCAGCTGGGAATACCGCTGGCCTGTGGACCGTTTTGTGGACGGCGTGCTTTTTGATGAATATGCCCTAATCGCCCCTGGAATCAAGGATTGGTCCAAGGATCGTTTTTACAACTCATGGGGCTTCGGTATTCGAGTGCGTCAGCCAAACATGTACCTGTTCCGACTACAGTTCGGTTTCCACGGGTTGCATGGTGTGAACCTGGTGATGACCATCGCTCCGGAATTCAAGTAG
- a CDS encoding MMPL family transporter: MFSLFAKITKRIAQYPKAIIAVLAILGLLCIYPINHLRWEIQLQDVLKGNEVQTDVQKIEDAFGGLGSLTVILSSGDSLANYDLAHSFAETFARDSLVHFIDYTADVDFFKKNRLLYASEDDLEKVIESIEETRSKIILQNNPFFVSLDSTEENHSDSVPRNIIEEIEAKYFKNLQQGYSNQNGTIRIIDIYPTKSLTDLKSNRELYASVAYFMKTNAEARGIKVLYTGEVYDSVRTGKKLLPEAKIAGGFAALIILILLILHFYKQPQLIAISALPMALPAVFTLALTYLIFGRICLFTLPLALLLPGHACQINTHVLARYFKERQNNLGPVLSVESAILGIIPTVAASSLIMAALFASLIIIPLPGLREFGVMGAIGTILNLTVCPLLSTSLLQFLQRKKTFSIMGTPYTRVRKIKLLPNAVNWVIIITLSIISLSGILYSGNNLKFRYDFKKMDIQHNKAEADSLISETGFSPYDPVIIMLPDSSYNDDLLQDISHLQERGVIPDIEKVFTQYQFMPKLSKQKSEQVQQLKKLATPEVLSRLSTSDSANIVEMLENYDSDVKDFELSENIRRKFSDRNGNSGVFAFIIPSSNSENGLYCRHVTSQIRKLEGVQDKKFKVYGTPILRASVLDAILANLDKSIFLGTILLWIILLLYYNKLSRAFFTILPALFSMSWLTITIHFNNIHLSAYSSLAYILLIGTSVDGSLQLWAAYYEKQRGTALTVLQNNLSSIIVAQLATFIGTFALLFSSHPGIRSMGEISLIGLVCIFISQFTIFPLIAGTLDQYRVIKKIRLRHGKTSLH, encoded by the coding sequence ATGTTCTCCCTCTTTGCAAAAATTACCAAGAGAATCGCGCAATATCCCAAGGCGATCATAGCAGTCCTTGCCATACTTGGTCTTTTATGCATCTATCCCATCAACCACTTGCGATGGGAAATCCAGCTACAAGATGTCCTTAAGGGCAACGAAGTCCAAACCGACGTTCAAAAAATCGAGGATGCTTTCGGAGGTCTGGGCAGCCTTACGGTTATCCTGAGTTCCGGCGACAGCCTAGCCAACTATGATCTTGCCCATAGCTTTGCGGAAACCTTCGCCAGGGATTCCCTTGTCCACTTCATCGACTACACCGCCGATGTCGACTTTTTCAAGAAGAACCGTCTTCTTTATGCCAGCGAAGACGACCTGGAAAAGGTCATTGAAAGCATCGAGGAAACCCGCAGCAAGATCATTCTGCAGAACAATCCTTTCTTTGTAAGCCTGGATTCTACAGAAGAGAATCATTCTGATTCCGTCCCGAGGAACATTATCGAGGAGATCGAAGCCAAGTATTTCAAGAATCTCCAGCAGGGATATTCCAATCAAAACGGAACCATCAGGATTATTGACATCTACCCGACCAAGTCCTTGACAGACCTGAAAAGCAATCGAGAGCTTTACGCCAGCGTGGCCTACTTCATGAAAACCAACGCGGAAGCCCGAGGGATCAAGGTTCTCTATACAGGCGAAGTCTACGATTCGGTACGAACCGGGAAAAAGCTCCTGCCGGAGGCAAAGATTGCCGGAGGATTCGCCGCGCTTATCATCCTGATTCTACTGATCCTGCATTTCTACAAGCAGCCCCAGCTCATTGCGATTTCTGCTTTGCCCATGGCATTGCCTGCTGTATTTACCCTGGCTCTGACATACCTGATCTTTGGAAGAATCTGTCTGTTTACCCTCCCCCTGGCACTGCTACTGCCGGGACACGCCTGCCAGATAAACACCCATGTACTGGCCCGTTACTTCAAGGAACGTCAGAACAACCTGGGGCCTGTCCTTAGCGTCGAAAGCGCCATCCTTGGAATCATCCCTACGGTGGCGGCATCCTCACTGATCATGGCGGCCCTATTTGCTTCCCTCATCATCATCCCTCTTCCTGGCCTTAGGGAGTTCGGTGTAATGGGTGCCATCGGAACCATACTCAACCTGACCGTCTGTCCCCTACTGTCTACGTCCCTGCTGCAATTCCTCCAGCGTAAAAAGACATTCAGCATCATGGGAACGCCCTATACGCGAGTCCGAAAAATCAAGCTTTTGCCCAACGCCGTGAACTGGGTCATCATCATCACCCTCAGCATCATCAGCCTGTCGGGAATCCTGTATAGCGGCAACAACTTGAAGTTCCGTTACGACTTCAAGAAGATGGACATCCAGCACAATAAGGCCGAGGCAGATTCCCTAATAAGCGAAACCGGATTCTCCCCCTACGATCCGGTCATCATCATGTTGCCGGACTCTTCCTACAATGACGACCTACTCCAGGATATCAGCCATCTGCAGGAACGAGGCGTTATTCCCGACATCGAGAAGGTGTTCACTCAGTACCAGTTCATGCCCAAGCTTTCCAAGCAGAAATCCGAGCAGGTTCAACAGCTGAAAAAGCTTGCAACTCCGGAAGTCCTATCCAGGCTCAGTACCAGTGACAGCGCAAACATAGTCGAGATGCTGGAAAACTACGACAGCGACGTCAAGGACTTCGAGCTCTCCGAAAACATCCGACGCAAGTTCTCCGACAGGAACGGCAATTCCGGAGTCTTCGCCTTTATCATTCCCAGCAGCAATTCCGAAAACGGTCTTTACTGCAGACACGTCACTTCCCAGATTAGAAAACTGGAAGGTGTTCAAGACAAGAAATTCAAGGTGTACGGCACTCCTATCCTAAGGGCCTCGGTACTGGACGCCATTCTAGCCAACCTGGACAAGTCCATATTCCTCGGGACAATCCTGCTTTGGATTATTCTCCTGCTTTACTACAACAAATTGAGCCGCGCCTTCTTTACCATCTTGCCAGCCCTGTTCTCCATGAGCTGGCTTACCATCACGATCCACTTTAACAACATCCATCTTTCGGCATACAGTTCCCTTGCCTACATCCTGCTTATTGGAACCAGTGTTGACGGTTCACTACAGTTGTGGGCGGCTTACTACGAGAAGCAACGCGGTACAGCCCTGACCGTATTGCAAAACAATCTTTCTTCTATTATCGTTGCACAGTTGGCCACCTTCATTGGAACCTTCGCCTTGCTATTCTCCTCCCATCCGGGAATCAGAAGCATGGGTGAAATTTCCCTGATCGGACTTGTGTGCATATTCATTTCCCAGTTTACAATATTCCCCTTAATTGCAGGGACCCTGGACCAGTACAGGGTTATCAAAAAGATAAGGCTCAGACATGGCAAAACCTCTCTCCACTAG
- a CDS encoding pyridoxal phosphate-dependent aminotransferase, producing the protein MAKPLSTRTLNIAASLTVAIDTLAKQMIADGKDVVSLGAGEPDFGTPAPIQEGACKAIHEGKTRYTAPVGIMDVRKAVANKLKVENGLNYKPEQIIMTSGAKHAVFNSLAALVNPGDEVIIPAPYWVTYPELVKWLGGTPVFVQATKDANFKITAEQLKAACTEKTKAILLNNPCNPTGAVYTKEELAALAKVIVEEDIYCISDEVYEYFVYDTEFVSAAAFPGMEERTIVINGFSKSHCMTGWRIGYDAAPAEIAKIIGKIQGQATHHPSNVAQYAALAALEMDKSNVEAMQKAFRKRRDYMLKRTAEILPVPAHAPEGAFYLFAPVDCFYGKKTPEGKVIGGSIELCEYLLQSQGLAIVPGAAFGDDTCVRFSYAASDETLEKACNRFIAGLKALA; encoded by the coding sequence ATGGCAAAACCTCTCTCCACTAGAACATTGAACATCGCCGCCAGCTTGACGGTTGCAATTGACACCTTGGCAAAGCAGATGATCGCCGACGGCAAGGACGTGGTAAGCCTCGGCGCAGGCGAACCGGATTTCGGAACCCCCGCCCCCATCCAGGAAGGCGCATGCAAGGCCATCCACGAAGGCAAGACCCGCTACACCGCTCCCGTTGGCATCATGGACGTTCGCAAAGCGGTTGCCAACAAGCTTAAGGTGGAGAACGGACTCAACTACAAGCCCGAACAGATTATCATGACCAGCGGGGCCAAGCATGCAGTATTCAACTCCCTGGCGGCCCTCGTCAATCCTGGCGATGAAGTGATCATTCCCGCCCCTTACTGGGTAACCTACCCGGAACTGGTGAAATGGCTTGGCGGTACTCCGGTCTTTGTCCAGGCAACCAAGGACGCCAACTTCAAGATTACTGCGGAACAGCTTAAGGCAGCCTGCACCGAAAAGACCAAGGCCATCCTGCTGAACAACCCCTGCAACCCCACCGGCGCCGTCTATACCAAGGAAGAATTGGCCGCACTCGCCAAGGTAATTGTCGAAGAGGACATCTACTGCATCTCCGACGAAGTCTACGAATACTTTGTCTACGACACCGAGTTTGTATCCGCCGCAGCATTCCCCGGCATGGAAGAAAGGACAATCGTGATCAACGGTTTCTCCAAGTCCCACTGCATGACCGGATGGCGCATCGGCTACGATGCCGCCCCGGCTGAAATCGCAAAGATCATCGGAAAGATCCAGGGACAGGCAACTCACCATCCCAGCAACGTGGCTCAGTACGCAGCCCTTGCTGCACTCGAAATGGACAAGAGCAACGTGGAAGCCATGCAGAAGGCTTTCCGCAAGCGTCGCGATTACATGCTGAAGCGCACGGCAGAGATTTTGCCGGTTCCGGCTCATGCTCCCGAAGGTGCGTTCTACCTGTTCGCTCCCGTAGATTGCTTCTACGGCAAGAAAACTCCCGAGGGAAAGGTCATCGGCGGTTCCATCGAACTTTGCGAATACCTGCTGCAGAGCCAGGGCCTTGCCATTGTGCCGGGCGCCGCCTTCGGTGACGACACCTGCGTTCGTTTTTCCTATGCGGCAAGCGACGAGACTTTGGAAAAAGCCTGCAACCGATTCATTGCGGGCTTGAAGGCTTTGGCATAA
- a CDS encoding ATP-binding cassette domain-containing protein has translation MQSFRIINVESGKAFTIGRKSDNSLVLDNLMVSRYHAVIQKEDTAQDGCNKWMLTSLTGNSVTQVNGKSIPEGHDNSTEIQDGDVILIGPIQLRSTLRGDKLSLLVMDSVDTDLVQSWPLNSQWKTLDDEGGHINLPQGTCARLTEISGENGEKILVAQVSFKEKVVSPQGKQKKIVSLQKGESIRLPGCKIQFDITGGEGEITCKNQPYGFSVKAAGLDVFAGKKQLLTSINFQLPAGEILAIIGRSGQGKSTLLRLLQGINRSGEKSAVSIGGLDYRNEEIRKHIAFLEQDPELRKDLTVKETLLDGGRISMNRHEYKAGVQGRLEKFCELFGLSGRMDNAVRTLSGGEMRRVALARELMGNPGLIILDEPLSGLDPYNSKILCTHLKQLAFLGHTVILTTHSYEALEIADKVLVIHNGEQAFYGQPRECYSFFNTRDPEEILSRLNQDSSTLWLEHTRKNTLRLDTPHQGNNGNFYFTKTRLSPTFLYKVGLTAKQWFRDKGKFTALLLQPLVIGFLFSQIFSDLSSLWIVSFALILSANWLALSLSIREIVQEKEILLNEFRKGVPVVTTLCAKLFLPMVVAWIQTLVVFAFVNFRMTLHVPVPLLLLTLLTMVIPPITVGLAVSAFSRNAGQANALLPLLIIPQVALAGALVPLDQMLPIGRALSYVIWSRYNQSSLTHLLLDQQDPIENTLLALAIALGFYIVMVIKIFSIKKAK, from the coding sequence ATGCAATCATTTAGAATCATCAACGTAGAATCCGGCAAGGCTTTTACCATTGGGCGAAAGTCTGACAACAGCCTGGTACTGGACAACCTTATGGTTTCCAGGTATCACGCTGTCATCCAGAAGGAAGATACTGCGCAAGATGGTTGCAACAAATGGATGCTCACCAGCCTGACGGGAAATAGCGTGACCCAAGTCAACGGGAAGTCTATTCCCGAGGGGCACGACAACTCCACGGAAATTCAGGACGGAGATGTCATCCTGATTGGTCCTATACAGCTGCGGTCCACCCTCAGGGGCGACAAGCTTTCACTTTTGGTGATGGACTCCGTGGACACGGACCTAGTACAAAGCTGGCCCTTGAATTCCCAATGGAAAACACTGGACGACGAAGGCGGCCACATAAATCTCCCTCAGGGAACCTGCGCAAGGCTTACCGAGATCAGCGGAGAGAACGGCGAAAAGATCCTGGTGGCCCAAGTCAGTTTCAAGGAAAAGGTCGTTAGCCCTCAGGGAAAACAGAAAAAGATTGTATCCCTGCAGAAGGGAGAATCCATACGTCTACCCGGATGCAAGATCCAGTTTGACATCACCGGCGGAGAAGGTGAAATCACCTGCAAGAACCAGCCCTACGGATTCAGCGTAAAGGCCGCAGGCCTTGATGTATTCGCCGGAAAAAAACAGCTGCTGACAAGCATCAACTTTCAGCTTCCCGCCGGAGAGATTCTTGCCATCATCGGACGTTCCGGACAGGGAAAGTCTACACTCCTGCGACTGCTCCAGGGCATTAACCGCAGTGGAGAAAAGTCCGCTGTAAGCATCGGCGGGCTGGACTACCGTAACGAAGAAATCCGCAAGCACATCGCCTTTTTGGAGCAGGATCCCGAATTACGTAAGGACCTGACTGTAAAGGAAACGCTTCTTGACGGCGGACGGATCAGCATGAACCGTCACGAATACAAGGCCGGCGTCCAAGGGCGACTGGAAAAGTTCTGCGAACTTTTCGGGCTGAGCGGACGGATGGACAATGCGGTAAGGACGCTCAGCGGCGGCGAAATGCGCCGCGTCGCCCTCGCCCGCGAGCTCATGGGAAACCCTGGGCTTATTATCCTTGACGAGCCCCTATCCGGCCTCGATCCCTACAACTCAAAAATACTCTGTACCCACCTGAAGCAATTGGCCTTCCTAGGTCACACCGTAATCCTTACCACTCATAGCTACGAGGCTCTGGAAATCGCAGACAAGGTCCTGGTCATCCACAACGGCGAGCAGGCTTTCTATGGTCAACCTAGGGAATGCTACAGTTTTTTCAACACCAGGGACCCAGAAGAAATCCTTTCCAGACTGAACCAGGATTCTTCCACCCTCTGGCTGGAACACACCCGCAAAAATACCCTACGACTGGATACACCCCACCAGGGAAACAACGGCAATTTCTACTTCACAAAGACCAGGCTCTCCCCCACATTCCTTTACAAGGTGGGCCTCACAGCCAAGCAGTGGTTCCGCGACAAGGGCAAGTTCACAGCCCTGCTGCTGCAGCCCCTAGTTATCGGCTTTCTTTTCTCCCAGATATTCTCCGACCTGTCGTCACTCTGGATTGTATCCTTCGCCTTGATCCTTTCCGCCAACTGGCTGGCACTTTCCCTTTCCATCCGTGAGATTGTCCAGGAAAAAGAAATCCTCCTTAACGAATTCCGGAAGGGTGTTCCCGTGGTTACCACCCTCTGCGCAAAGCTTTTCCTGCCCATGGTTGTAGCCTGGATTCAAACACTAGTGGTATTCGCCTTCGTCAACTTCCGCATGACCCTCCACGTTCCGGTACCGTTACTGCTATTGACCTTGCTGACCATGGTGATTCCACCCATAACCGTAGGTCTTGCAGTCAGCGCATTCTCCAGAAACGCCGGACAGGCAAACGCCCTCCTGCCCCTGCTGATTATACCCCAGGTTGCCTTGGCCGGAGCCCTGGTTCCCCTGGACCAGATGTTACCCATCGGCAGGGCCCTATCCTACGTTATTTGGTCCCGATACAACCAAAGTAGCCTTACACACCTATTATTGGATCAGCAGGACCCCATAGAAAACACTTTGTTGGCCCTTGCCATCGCTTTAGGTTTTTATATTGTGATGGTAATTAAAATATTCAGCATCAAGAAAGCAAAATGA
- a CDS encoding serine/threonine protein kinase, which produces MIAPQKPEIFPRPFNENYDLLGTLGKGGMGNVYKAMDKRLKREVAFKILDASSDEEAIKRFYMEAQAMKELDHQNIVHVFDFGQQNNQLFISMTYVQGTNLSEILHNKEQLSFEAIEVIIRQIARGLLYAHSKGIVHRDVKPSNIMLTRDNRVYIMDFGISYVQEMEKDRLTRTGMTMGTPEYMSPEQCHGDSVTLQSDIYSMGVILYEMTCGRLPFEGNRPVEIALKHVQEQPPAPAQFRKDMPPGLTELILKCLKKKLNERFHDMQEFLDACDQVFGAGSDRQRLTGSHTPLRRRTVSISDTVTRISPKARALQKKLAALTIFIFPIIIMLLILLMLTHKPESTLRELEWTDALGNYETKALEVDQSKGYPLSNLSDDDLTTAWLYTKPQKPQNPVLTLYFENNAIVTHFGIAIGYQRSVDDAFGDRFRIFKKPKTITIETKDGFKQKVKLENIKGMQYPNIQAMETTELKIYLDDVYEAENEDFAISEIRLLGMELP; this is translated from the coding sequence ATGATCGCACCGCAGAAACCTGAAATTTTTCCTCGTCCATTCAACGAAAACTACGACCTTCTCGGCACCTTGGGAAAAGGCGGCATGGGAAACGTCTACAAGGCCATGGACAAGAGGCTGAAGCGTGAAGTTGCTTTTAAGATCCTGGACGCCTCCTCCGACGAGGAAGCCATCAAGCGCTTCTACATGGAAGCCCAGGCCATGAAGGAACTGGACCACCAGAACATCGTTCATGTGTTCGACTTCGGTCAGCAGAACAATCAACTGTTCATTTCCATGACATACGTCCAAGGCACCAACCTTTCAGAGATTCTCCACAACAAGGAACAGCTCTCTTTCGAGGCCATCGAGGTCATTATCCGCCAGATTGCCCGCGGTCTTCTCTATGCCCACAGCAAGGGAATCGTACATCGTGACGTAAAGCCCTCCAACATCATGCTGACCCGCGACAACCGCGTGTACATCATGGACTTCGGCATTTCCTACGTCCAGGAAATGGAAAAGGACCGTCTGACCCGTACCGGCATGACCATGGGAACTCCCGAATACATGAGCCCCGAGCAGTGCCACGGCGACAGCGTCACCCTGCAGTCTGACATCTACAGCATGGGCGTCATCCTGTACGAAATGACATGCGGACGCCTGCCCTTCGAAGGCAACCGCCCTGTGGAAATCGCCCTGAAGCACGTTCAGGAACAGCCTCCTGCACCCGCCCAGTTCCGCAAGGACATGCCCCCGGGACTTACTGAACTGATTCTCAAGTGCCTCAAGAAGAAATTGAACGAACGTTTCCATGACATGCAGGAATTCCTGGATGCCTGCGACCAGGTTTTCGGAGCTGGAAGCGACAGACAACGACTTACCGGAAGCCACACTCCGCTGCGCCGCCGCACTGTGTCCATTTCCGATACGGTTACAAGGATTTCTCCCAAGGCTCGAGCCCTCCAGAAGAAACTTGCCGCACTGACAATCTTCATCTTCCCCATCATCATCATGCTGCTTATCCTGCTGATGCTTACCCATAAGCCGGAAAGCACACTCCGTGAACTTGAATGGACAGATGCCCTCGGCAACTACGAGACAAAGGCCTTGGAAGTGGACCAGTCCAAGGGCTACCCATTGTCCAACCTGAGCGACGACGACCTTACTACGGCATGGCTCTACACCAAGCCCCAAAAACCCCAGAATCCGGTGCTGACCCTGTACTTTGAGAACAATGCCATCGTTACCCATTTCGGTATCGCCATCGGTTACCAGCGTTCCGTTGACGATGCTTTCGGTGACCGTTTCCGCATCTTCAAGAAGCCAAAGACAATCACCATCGAGACCAAGGATGGCTTTAAGCAGAAGGTAAAGCTCGAGAACATCAAGGGTATGCAGTATCCCAACATCCAGGCAATGGAAACCACGGAACTGAAAATCTACCTGGATGATGTCTACGAGGCCGAAAACGAAGACTTCGCCATTTCGGAAATCCGCTTGCTGGGCATGGAACTTCCTTAA
- a CDS encoding YraN family protein, producing the protein MIKNKNADTNKKENKSKGNFIESLAAAYLRRLGYEILARNYAYRGGELDIVAKDGNTIVFVEVKSVWNNQQGNPAARVNRMKQQKIWRTACHYLQENRAAAPKGFDQPCRFDVLSARVYQKPLQFSHLKNAFEGTQVIPQC; encoded by the coding sequence ATGATTAAAAATAAGAACGCAGACACAAACAAAAAAGAAAACAAGTCCAAGGGTAACTTTATAGAATCCCTGGCTGCAGCCTACCTTAGGCGCTTAGGCTACGAGATTCTGGCACGCAATTACGCCTACCGCGGAGGCGAGCTGGACATTGTGGCAAAAGACGGCAACACCATCGTTTTCGTGGAGGTAAAATCCGTGTGGAACAACCAGCAGGGAAATCCTGCGGCACGTGTCAACCGCATGAAGCAGCAAAAGATCTGGCGCACCGCCTGCCATTACCTGCAGGAGAACAGGGCGGCGGCACCCAAGGGATTCGACCAGCCTTGCCGTTTCGACGTGCTCAGCGCAAGAGTCTACCAGAAGCCACTGCAGTTCAGCCACCTGAAAAATGCCTTCGAGGGAACACAAGTTATTCCGCAGTGCTAA
- a CDS encoding threonylcarbamoyl-AMP synthase has translation MRFEVHPQNPQARIVKLAAAALEDDGLVLYPTESGYAIGCNAESPKAIHKLYALKKPMKKFFMALIIPDIRTATDYARVDNFAFNIMKPRVPGPFTFILPADPHIARRLDVKRPEIGVRMPTHPFFQELFQHFDKPILSTAAKLSDEDIYEPDDLWKTFEHSVDMMVDCGPIEIRPTNIISLVNHHEVEIIRGELDPEM, from the coding sequence ATGCGATTCGAAGTACATCCTCAAAATCCCCAGGCCCGCATCGTAAAGCTGGCCGCAGCCGCTCTCGAAGACGACGGTCTCGTACTGTACCCTACGGAATCCGGCTACGCCATCGGCTGTAACGCGGAATCCCCCAAGGCCATCCACAAGCTATACGCCCTCAAAAAGCCTATGAAGAAATTCTTCATGGCATTGATCATTCCGGACATTCGAACCGCAACCGACTACGCCCGCGTAGACAATTTCGCCTTCAACATCATGAAGCCCCGCGTTCCCGGCCCCTTCACCTTCATTCTGCCGGCAGACCCCCACATCGCCCGCCGCCTGGACGTGAAGCGCCCCGAAATCGGTGTCAGGATGCCTACCCACCCCTTCTTCCAGGAACTGTTCCAGCACTTCGACAAGCCCATCCTGAGCACCGCCGCAAAACTCAGCGACGAAGACATCTACGAACCCGACGATCTCTGGAAAACCTTCGAGCACTCCGTGGACATGATGGTGGACTGCGGCCCCATCGAAATCCGCCCCACCAACATCATCAGCCTGGTGAACCATCACGAAGTTGAAATCATCCGCGGCGAACTGGACCCGGAGATGTAG
- a CDS encoding beta-hydroxyacyl-ACP dehydratase has product MKKSDKEGVLYGEDVCHEVLPQKFPFAFVDEILELNVGDGTAENSPSLVGRMHVTGEQDFFKGHFPGNPVMPGVIQIESMAQAATLLTMIAMEEKTVGKRPAFMGVENCRFRKAVIPPTDIILKVRLTDLRMARRGIFKYAGQVFIGEDLVTEAEFSAAMV; this is encoded by the coding sequence TTGAAAAAATCTGATAAAGAAGGCGTTCTCTACGGCGAAGATGTTTGCCACGAAGTTCTTCCCCAGAAGTTCCCCTTTGCTTTCGTTGACGAAATCCTGGAACTGAACGTTGGTGATGGCACTGCTGAAAATTCGCCTTCTCTGGTGGGCCGCATGCACGTGACTGGCGAACAGGATTTCTTCAAGGGTCATTTCCCTGGCAATCCGGTGATGCCCGGCGTGATCCAGATTGAATCTATGGCTCAGGCTGCAACGCTCCTTACCATGATTGCTATGGAAGAAAAGACCGTGGGCAAGCGCCCGGCTTTCATGGGTGTGGAAAACTGCCGCTTCCGCAAGGCTGTGATTCCTCCCACCGATATCATTTTGAAGGTTCGCCTCACTGACCTTCGCATGGCTCGCCGCGGCATCTTCAAGTATGCCGGTCAGGTGTTCATCGGTGAAGACCTGGTGACCGAAGCTGAATTCAGCGCTGCAATGGTTTAG